A single window of Desulfovibrio sp. G11 DNA harbors:
- a CDS encoding NAD(P)-dependent oxidoreductase, which translates to MAEKLRIGWIGTGVMGLSMAGHLQDAGHSLTVYNRTRAKADPLLAKGAQWADTPRQAAANADVVFTIVGYPQDVESVILGEEGVLQGLPSGGIVCDMSTSSPSLAERIAEAALLQSCLSLDAPVTGGDVGARNATLSIFVGGDKDGYERLESCFKSMGKNILHCGGPGFGQKAKLANQVAIAGVMFSVCESCLFAQEAGLDVVQWLELVVMGAAGSKAMDTLGRRILKNDFAPGFFINHFIKDLGLCLEECRRMQIVLPGIGLAEELYRSMQARGQGNLGTQALIDCLASLSGKHWQQHSS; encoded by the coding sequence ATGGCTGAAAAACTGCGCATAGGTTGGATTGGAACCGGGGTTATGGGTTTGTCCATGGCCGGTCACCTGCAGGATGCGGGGCATAGCCTGACCGTGTACAACCGCACCCGTGCCAAGGCCGACCCGCTGCTTGCCAAGGGCGCTCAATGGGCCGATACGCCGCGTCAGGCGGCAGCCAATGCCGATGTGGTTTTCACTATTGTCGGCTATCCGCAGGATGTGGAAAGCGTCATCCTGGGCGAAGAAGGCGTATTGCAGGGCCTGCCCTCGGGCGGCATTGTCTGCGACATGAGCACTTCAAGTCCTTCTCTGGCCGAACGCATCGCCGAGGCAGCCCTGCTGCAGAGCTGCCTGTCACTGGACGCCCCTGTAACAGGCGGCGATGTGGGCGCACGCAACGCGACCCTCTCCATCTTTGTCGGCGGCGATAAGGATGGCTATGAAAGGCTTGAAAGCTGCTTTAAAAGCATGGGAAAAAACATTCTGCACTGCGGCGGCCCCGGTTTTGGTCAAAAAGCCAAGCTGGCCAATCAGGTTGCCATTGCCGGCGTGATGTTCAGCGTGTGCGAATCCTGCCTTTTTGCGCAGGAAGCCGGCCTGGATGTGGTCCAGTGGCTGGAACTGGTAGTTATGGGCGCGGCGGGCAGCAAAGCTATGGATACCCTGGGGCGGCGCATTCTCAAAAACGACTTTGCCCCGGGCTTTTTTATCAACCACTTCATCAAAGACCTTGGTCTCTGCCTTGAAGAATGCCGTCGCATGCAGATCGTACTGCCCGGCATAGGCCTGGCCGAAGAACTGTACCGCAGTATGCAGGCAAGAGGACAGGGCAACCTGGGAACCCAGGCACTTATTGACTGTCTTGCCTCCCTTTCAGGCAAGCACTGGCAGCAACACAGCTCATAA
- a CDS encoding vWA domain-containing protein: MRPTTIISCRHCMFGALSGIAACSLALFFFMVAGNIFAASHVQAAPLLLEGKKTLFQRVVSHPGARLMAGPAADAAVVKENVTPFTVFYVYARNEGWLQVGAGAAAPEGWLETTRATDWNQSLTLLFTPRTGRDPVLFFKTENALNDVCAAPDMDARLDKLNAESASLLQGGKIPPNDFPVLASEPADATGAVSEKRFYLMPILDMKDPFDGVKFLRVASIDPGGMPGSQSGKSGPPKTGIALVIDTTISMKPYIDQSLNVVRQIYDKIEQDKLEDNVGFAVVAFRNSTKATPGLSYVAEVVSDFTTAKNRKSLEEKLSKVQEATVSSHDFNEDSLAGVYKAVETLNWGDYSSRLILLITDAGPLKSTDKYASVSMGPSELNDFARQKGIWISILHIKSPGGAKNHAYAEQNYRALSKLSGNRSNYQVVAAPTAAAGAKQFAEVAKVLATGMVDMVKNTALGKVMTKPKDEKPQKLTAEEEAARLAATLGYAMQLEYLGKARENQAPSVVSSWIADMDLKRLARSEQSPSVEVAVLLTKNQLNDLSAQIKAVIDSAERTKKTDSRDFFQGVLSASTRMARDPNMPTQGKNLAQLGVLAEFLDGLPYKSDIMLLREEDWYRMSVGEQTAFINRLKSRLARYEEYDRDRANWESFGQPNPGDWVYRVPLSMLP; this comes from the coding sequence ATGCGCCCCACCACCATCATATCTTGCCGTCATTGTATGTTCGGTGCTCTGTCCGGCATAGCGGCCTGCTCTCTTGCACTGTTTTTTTTTATGGTTGCCGGAAATATCTTTGCTGCATCACATGTACAGGCTGCGCCCCTGTTACTGGAAGGTAAAAAAACGCTTTTCCAGCGGGTGGTCAGTCACCCAGGGGCACGCCTCATGGCCGGCCCTGCGGCAGACGCCGCAGTGGTAAAGGAAAACGTAACACCTTTTACCGTTTTTTACGTTTACGCCCGCAATGAGGGCTGGCTTCAGGTCGGGGCAGGCGCCGCCGCCCCCGAAGGCTGGCTGGAAACGACCAGGGCAACAGACTGGAACCAGTCCCTCACCCTGCTCTTCACGCCGCGCACAGGCCGCGACCCGGTGCTTTTCTTCAAAACAGAAAACGCGCTGAATGACGTCTGCGCCGCTCCGGATATGGACGCGCGTCTGGACAAACTCAATGCCGAATCTGCCAGCCTGCTGCAAGGCGGCAAAATTCCGCCAAACGATTTTCCCGTGCTGGCCAGCGAACCTGCGGACGCAACCGGGGCGGTTTCAGAAAAGCGGTTTTATCTCATGCCCATTCTGGACATGAAGGACCCCTTTGACGGGGTAAAGTTTCTGCGCGTGGCTTCCATCGACCCCGGCGGCATGCCGGGCAGCCAGAGTGGCAAAAGCGGCCCGCCCAAAACAGGCATAGCCCTTGTCATAGATACCACAATTTCCATGAAGCCGTACATAGATCAAAGCCTTAACGTGGTGCGCCAGATATACGACAAAATTGAACAGGACAAGCTGGAAGACAACGTGGGTTTTGCTGTGGTTGCTTTTCGCAACAGCACAAAAGCCACTCCAGGTCTAAGCTATGTTGCTGAAGTTGTAAGCGATTTCACTACGGCAAAAAACCGTAAAAGCCTTGAAGAAAAGCTCTCCAAGGTGCAGGAAGCCACCGTCTCCAGCCACGACTTCAATGAAGACTCCCTGGCAGGCGTGTACAAGGCCGTAGAGACCCTCAACTGGGGTGATTATTCCTCGCGGCTCATCCTGCTCATTACCGATGCCGGTCCTCTCAAAAGCACGGACAAATACGCCTCTGTCAGTATGGGGCCCAGTGAGCTCAATGATTTTGCGCGGCAAAAAGGCATCTGGATATCCATCCTGCACATCAAAAGCCCCGGCGGAGCCAAAAACCACGCCTACGCTGAACAGAATTACCGCGCCCTGAGCAAACTCTCGGGCAATCGCTCAAACTATCAGGTGGTTGCCGCGCCCACAGCCGCAGCCGGGGCCAAGCAGTTTGCTGAGGTCGCCAAAGTGCTGGCCACAGGCATGGTGGATATGGTCAAAAACACTGCCTTGGGCAAAGTCATGACCAAACCAAAAGACGAAAAACCGCAAAAACTTACTGCCGAGGAAGAAGCCGCCCGTCTTGCCGCCACCCTGGGCTATGCCATGCAACTGGAATATCTTGGCAAGGCGCGTGAAAATCAGGCGCCCAGCGTCGTCAGTTCGTGGATTGCCGATATGGATCTCAAACGTCTTGCCAGGAGCGAGCAAAGCCCCAGCGTTGAGGTGGCCGTACTGCTGACCAAAAACCAGCTCAATGACCTGAGCGCCCAGATCAAGGCTGTCATTGACAGTGCGGAGCGCACCAAAAAAACCGACTCGCGCGATTTCTTTCAGGGAGTGCTCTCTGCCTCCACGCGCATGGCCCGCGATCCCAATATGCCGACGCAGGGGAAAAATCTGGCGCAACTGGGTGTGCTGGCGGAATTTCTGGATGGGCTGCCCTACAAGAGCGACATCATGCTGTTGCGAGAAGAAGACTGGTATCGCATGAGTGTGGGCGAGCAGACGGCCTTTATCAACAGGCTCAAGTCACGCCTGGCCCGCTATGAAGAGTACGACCGCGACCGCGCCAACTGGGAAAGCTTCGGCCAGCCCAATCCCGGCGACTGGGTATACCGCGTACCTTTGAGCATGCTGCCCTAG
- a CDS encoding ABC transporter ATP-binding protein: MDNQVFSLRQISKSRPGAEGFSLHVERLDIPRSGLLALVGPSGCGKSTALDLLACILRPDVPPGMSTEKEQRFLFSPDPHDNIDVLQAWRAGGPNALALLRQRHLGYVLQTGGLLPFLTAGDNILLRCRSLGCLEERRPQVQAIAEGLGIGRLLDQYPGTLSVGERQRAAIAAALAHGPGVVLADEPTAALDPMHARNALRIFTDLARKLQITVIMVTHNLEMAVEAGFTPVQVIPEESGKGIVSRIDHAADSGAPRSRPRDREPREVQA, from the coding sequence ATGGATAATCAGGTTTTTTCCCTGCGGCAGATAAGCAAAAGCCGCCCCGGCGCTGAAGGCTTCAGCCTGCATGTGGAACGTCTTGATATTCCCCGCAGTGGCCTGCTGGCGCTGGTGGGACCCAGCGGTTGCGGCAAGAGCACGGCTCTGGACTTACTGGCCTGCATACTCCGTCCCGATGTGCCTCCGGGTATGAGTACCGAAAAGGAGCAGCGCTTTCTGTTCAGCCCTGATCCGCATGACAACATTGATGTGTTGCAGGCCTGGCGCGCGGGCGGCCCCAACGCCCTTGCCCTGCTTCGCCAGCGCCACCTGGGCTATGTATTGCAGACCGGCGGACTGCTGCCCTTTCTTACAGCCGGCGATAATATTCTTCTGCGCTGCCGCAGCCTGGGCTGCTTGGAAGAACGCAGGCCGCAGGTGCAGGCAATTGCGGAAGGGCTTGGTATCGGACGTCTGCTTGACCAGTATCCGGGAACGCTGTCGGTCGGCGAACGCCAGCGGGCGGCCATTGCCGCCGCTCTGGCCCACGGTCCCGGCGTGGTGCTGGCCGATGAGCCTACGGCAGCCCTTGACCCCATGCATGCCCGCAACGCCCTACGCATTTTTACCGATCTGGCCCGTAAACTGCAAATTACCGTGATAATGGTAACGCATAACCTCGAAATGGCTGTAGAAGCGGGTTTCACCCCGGTGCAGGTCATCCCCGAAGAAAGCGGAAAAGGCATCGTATCACGCATTGACCACGCGGCAGACTCAGGCGCGCCCCGCAGCAGGCCCCGCGATCGGGAACCCCGGGAGGTCCAGGCATGA
- a CDS encoding formylglycine-generating enzyme family protein has product MKYKYRHFSVRVVLVRLALLVCLFGASMPMDRAEAALARKGELTVADACDPKPAADDILLPMPCGLNMAFKLVAVPAKGLLWDMPMRPGVDDSANTSRAFYDRRYNTALSGAFTLEDLPPDWRRLAPRGQNYFYLVAKYEVSNLQWQAVMDASCPAAHPPAASAAKPVTDISWYDAVDFTRKYTAWLLQNSPQSLPRFSGDSRNVGFVRLPTETEWEYAARGGHMAGSQQLLQEDFFALPPEASKADYAVYRPEGAARAEETANIGSRKPNPLGIYDTAGNAAEMVLDAFRFSLAGRLHGSAGGFVRKGGSFLSGEAEILPGRREETPFFMADGPAHARDMGFRPVISGINTPGGPRPQELLTEWGKAGESMEAAGYDTKAARNPLEELDRLLASAPNEAVKKNLQELRNTIKENNIMLERQKQMEAQSLIRTGVYMTETIRNYSIRRKSLQSQLDGMQRDSKTAKGAELEKLRQIMDTAGRGLAMLDTSLDKSLTFYRSKVEDGAQMAPETLSAAYDSLNKDFSGSDPFNENMRRNLDLYRKHVDLFRKNKTLPREVMQKEILERRFQ; this is encoded by the coding sequence GTGAAATATAAATACCGGCATTTTTCGGTACGCGTTGTCTTGGTCCGCCTTGCCCTGCTGGTCTGCCTGTTCGGCGCGAGCATGCCGATGGATCGCGCCGAAGCCGCCCTGGCCCGCAAAGGTGAGCTGACTGTTGCAGACGCCTGCGATCCCAAACCTGCGGCTGACGATATCCTGCTGCCCATGCCCTGTGGACTCAACATGGCTTTCAAGCTGGTGGCCGTGCCTGCCAAAGGGCTTTTGTGGGATATGCCCATGCGCCCTGGTGTGGACGACAGCGCCAACACAAGCCGTGCGTTCTATGACCGCCGCTATAATACCGCACTTTCCGGCGCGTTTACCCTTGAAGATCTGCCGCCGGACTGGCGCAGGCTTGCCCCCAGGGGACAGAACTACTTTTATCTTGTGGCAAAGTATGAAGTCTCCAACCTGCAATGGCAGGCCGTCATGGATGCGTCCTGCCCCGCCGCCCATCCACCTGCAGCCAGCGCCGCAAAGCCGGTGACAGATATAAGCTGGTATGATGCCGTGGACTTCACCCGCAAGTATACCGCCTGGCTTTTGCAAAACTCGCCGCAGTCCCTCCCCCGCTTTTCCGGCGACAGCCGTAATGTGGGTTTTGTGCGCCTGCCTACGGAAACGGAATGGGAATACGCCGCCCGAGGTGGGCATATGGCAGGCAGCCAGCAACTCCTGCAAGAAGATTTCTTTGCTCTGCCGCCCGAGGCCAGCAAGGCCGACTACGCCGTTTATCGGCCGGAAGGCGCGGCCAGGGCAGAAGAAACCGCCAACATCGGCTCACGCAAACCCAATCCTCTGGGTATATACGACACCGCAGGCAATGCGGCTGAAATGGTTCTGGACGCCTTTCGCTTTTCACTGGCCGGAAGACTGCACGGCTCGGCGGGCGGTTTTGTGCGCAAGGGTGGTTCCTTTCTTTCCGGCGAAGCGGAAATTTTACCCGGCCGGCGTGAAGAAACTCCGTTCTTCATGGCCGACGGTCCGGCTCATGCCCGCGATATGGGCTTTCGCCCCGTCATTTCTGGCATTAATACTCCGGGAGGGCCACGCCCCCAGGAACTGCTGACAGAATGGGGCAAAGCCGGAGAATCAATGGAAGCTGCGGGCTACGATACGAAGGCCGCGCGCAATCCTCTTGAAGAGCTGGACCGGCTGCTGGCATCCGCCCCCAATGAGGCAGTGAAAAAAAACCTTCAGGAACTGCGCAATACTATTAAAGAAAACAATATCATGCTTGAGCGGCAGAAGCAGATGGAAGCGCAATCGCTCATACGCACCGGCGTGTACATGACAGAGACCATCCGCAACTATTCCATACGGAGAAAATCCCTGCAATCACAGCTGGATGGCATGCAAAGAGACAGCAAAACAGCCAAGGGCGCCGAACTTGAAAAACTGCGCCAGATAATGGATACTGCCGGCAGAGGACTTGCCATGCTGGACACCAGCCTTGACAAGTCTCTGACCTTTTATCGCAGCAAGGTGGAAGACGGTGCGCAAATGGCACCGGAAACGCTGTCAGCAGCCTATGATTCTCTGAACAAGGATTTCAGCGGCAGTGACCCCTTCAACGAAAATATGCGGCGCAATCTTGATCTGTACCGTAAACATGTTGATTTGTTTCGCAAAAACAAAACATTGCCGCGAGAGGTCATGCAAAAAGAAATTCTAGAACGTCGCTTCCAGTAG
- a CDS encoding sel1 repeat family protein, producing MRASIAADPERAPGYGIIEIEGAGDILSPSFTLQRASDGKCLSSGGWQESETAISPQSWNTDDSKLRLHVGPEVIDELDSLDAYRISLPGQGACAMAVGRLIYSSISGGQGMGGASAPEAPAAVSDPDPDPISVTPPELAPEPEPEPEAPLAEQPLQMAHETGAGHSGRGKTAIAMGVLALLLCAGLAVWWFVLREPEGPPLPQPPGQSASNSASGAQSAENGAAPKSPLATAREQLRGEALPDVSLAMAKPMRKADASPEECDAAFLLLEDAAQKGNAEAMLLVGEYYDPTASLPRGSIPVDMTQARRWYDEALHKGHDKALPQAALDRLKEYAKAEEARGNAEARALLQSWN from the coding sequence ATGCGAGCCAGCATTGCAGCGGACCCGGAGCGCGCTCCCGGATACGGCATTATTGAAATCGAGGGGGCTGGCGACATCCTTTCCCCTTCTTTTACCCTGCAAAGAGCCTCGGACGGCAAATGCCTTTCGTCCGGCGGCTGGCAGGAAAGTGAAACAGCCATAAGCCCGCAGTCGTGGAATACAGACGACAGCAAGCTGCGCCTGCACGTAGGGCCTGAAGTCATAGACGAACTGGACAGCCTTGACGCCTACCGCATCAGTCTGCCCGGGCAGGGGGCTTGCGCCATGGCCGTGGGCAGACTCATATATTCCAGTATCAGCGGCGGCCAGGGCATGGGCGGGGCCAGCGCACCGGAAGCCCCGGCTGCGGTTTCTGATCCTGACCCCGATCCCATATCGGTTACTCCGCCGGAACTCGCTCCTGAACCGGAGCCGGAACCGGAAGCTCCTCTGGCGGAACAGCCCTTGCAAATGGCGCACGAAACAGGGGCCGGCCATAGTGGGCGGGGAAAAACAGCTATCGCTATGGGCGTGCTGGCACTACTGCTTTGCGCCGGACTTGCCGTGTGGTGGTTTGTACTGCGTGAGCCGGAAGGTCCCCCGCTGCCGCAACCTCCCGGTCAGTCTGCCTCAAACTCCGCTTCCGGCGCGCAGAGTGCAGAAAACGGTGCTGCGCCCAAATCACCTCTGGCAACTGCCCGTGAACAGTTGCGTGGAGAAGCCCTGCCCGATGTGAGTCTGGCCATGGCCAAACCCATGCGAAAGGCCGATGCAAGCCCCGAAGAGTGCGATGCCGCTTTTTTGCTGCTTGAAGACGCTGCCCAGAAAGGCAATGCCGAAGCAATGCTGCTGGTGGGAGAGTATTATGATCCTACAGCTTCCCTGCCCCGGGGCAGTATTCCTGTGGACATGACCCAGGCCAGACGCTGGTACGATGAAGCCCTGCACAAAGGGCACGACAAGGCGCTGCCTCAGGCTGCCCTGGACAGGCTCAAGGAATACGCCAAAGCTGAAGAAGCCAGGGGCAACGCCGAAGCACGCGCCCTGCTGCAAAGCTGGAACTGA
- a CDS encoding alpha-amylase family glycosyl hydrolase translates to MTSLAPQTPLQDTALQPYSFFLQQRGKIFSTELARITKQYGSLRAYANLHHKLGVHKVRDAEGRSFWQLREYMPHAAALWLTTDTLNFQRHAHFQFTPQAKGFFELFVPEEALHHGSYMELRVQPGNAADGDRALRRVPAFANWVEQDTVMPGQWCARLWLPEKAFRFTHQPPDRQPFPRIYEAHVGMAQSSLQRSTNSVGSYAAFVAHVLPRIRECGYTAVQLMGILEHPLYRSFGYQVSSYFAPSSRYGTPDEFKSLVDAAHGLGLAVILDIPHAHACPNTEQGLARYDGSDYFFSGTLNQWGTPSFDFSQEMTRRFLLSNCRYWLEEYRIDGFRSDAVGNILYLDHGMDDDFSHVSRCFYDKDGKPRGNTYGELYLALSNTLTHQICPSAITIAEEFSGMPGLTCSPEQGGLGFDYRFAMGIPDYWAKCVISPHDMGSMWHEMTNHRPYDRTISYVECHDQCINGKDAMIWRLLGERMYSHMAVATDSWDVSRGLAFYRLMRLITLAAADAGYLSFMGNEFGHPEWLDAENYAHRQWHLAQAPDLKYSFLAAWDKAQMLEMVQPHLNSFRQPPLFRFIHEEKRLLAFERGQLLFAFNFHELDAQKNLTFAVSPGKYVELLSSDEKRFAGHGNLDISGQPVEHFTQPLADRHEGDIHLYLPPLVGLVLLRKNNLKKD, encoded by the coding sequence ATGACATCACTTGCTCCCCAAACCCCCTTACAAGATACGGCATTACAGCCTTACAGTTTTTTTCTGCAGCAAAGGGGCAAGATATTTTCGACAGAATTGGCCCGCATCACAAAACAGTACGGCTCATTGCGGGCCTACGCCAATCTGCACCACAAGCTTGGTGTGCATAAAGTCAGGGATGCCGAAGGCCGCAGCTTCTGGCAGCTGCGCGAGTATATGCCCCATGCGGCGGCCTTGTGGCTGACGACCGATACGCTCAACTTTCAGCGCCACGCCCATTTTCAGTTTACCCCCCAGGCAAAAGGCTTTTTTGAACTGTTTGTGCCCGAAGAAGCGCTCCACCACGGAAGCTATATGGAGCTGCGTGTGCAGCCCGGCAATGCCGCCGATGGAGATCGCGCCCTGCGCCGGGTTCCGGCTTTTGCCAACTGGGTGGAACAAGATACGGTCATGCCCGGCCAGTGGTGCGCCCGGCTCTGGCTGCCGGAAAAAGCTTTTCGCTTTACACACCAACCCCCGGACAGGCAGCCTTTTCCACGTATTTACGAAGCACATGTGGGCATGGCCCAATCCTCTCTGCAGCGCAGTACGAACAGCGTGGGCAGCTATGCGGCCTTTGTCGCGCACGTTTTGCCGCGTATACGTGAATGCGGCTATACCGCAGTCCAGCTTATGGGCATTCTGGAACACCCGCTCTACCGTTCTTTTGGCTATCAGGTCAGCAGTTATTTTGCGCCATCCTCCCGCTATGGAACTCCCGACGAATTCAAGTCCCTTGTGGACGCGGCGCATGGTCTCGGCCTTGCCGTCATCCTTGATATTCCGCATGCCCATGCCTGCCCCAATACCGAGCAGGGGCTCGCCCGCTACGACGGAAGCGATTATTTTTTCAGCGGCACACTGAATCAGTGGGGTACGCCGTCGTTTGACTTCAGCCAGGAGATGACGCGCCGTTTTCTGCTCTCCAACTGCCGCTACTGGCTTGAAGAATACCGCATAGACGGTTTTCGTTCCGACGCTGTGGGCAACATCCTGTACCTTGATCACGGTATGGATGACGATTTTTCCCATGTAAGCCGCTGCTTCTACGACAAGGACGGCAAACCGCGCGGCAATACGTACGGCGAACTGTATCTGGCCCTGTCCAACACCCTGACGCACCAGATATGCCCCTCTGCCATAACCATTGCCGAAGAATTTTCCGGCATGCCCGGCCTCACCTGTTCCCCGGAACAGGGCGGACTCGGCTTTGACTACCGCTTTGCCATGGGCATACCCGACTATTGGGCAAAATGTGTCATCAGCCCACACGATATGGGCAGCATGTGGCATGAAATGACCAACCACAGGCCGTATGACCGTACCATCAGCTATGTGGAGTGCCACGACCAGTGCATAAACGGCAAAGATGCCATGATCTGGCGGCTGCTCGGCGAGCGTATGTACAGCCACATGGCTGTTGCAACAGACAGTTGGGACGTATCACGCGGACTCGCTTTTTACCGTCTCATGCGCCTTATTACGCTGGCTGCTGCTGACGCGGGCTATCTCAGCTTTATGGGCAACGAATTTGGACACCCCGAATGGCTTGATGCGGAAAACTATGCCCACAGGCAGTGGCACCTGGCTCAGGCTCCTGACCTTAAGTACAGCTTCCTGGCCGCCTGGGACAAAGCGCAGATGCTGGAAATGGTTCAACCGCACCTGAACAGTTTTAGGCAACCTCCTCTTTTCCGTTTTATTCATGAAGAGAAACGATTGCTGGCCTTTGAGCGGGGGCAGCTGCTTTTTGCCTTTAACTTTCATGAACTTGATGCCCAAAAAAATCTGACGTTTGCCGTTTCTCCCGGTAAGTATGTCGAACTGCTGTCCTCGGATGAAAAGCGTTTCGCCGGGCACGGTAATCTTGACATATCCGGCCAGCCTGTAGAACATTTTACCCAACCGCTGGCCGATCGCCATGAGGGAGACATCCACCTGTATCTGCCCCCTTTGGTTGGTTTGGTATTGCTGAGAAAAAATAATTTAAAAAAAGATTGA
- a CDS encoding FtsX-like permease family protein — MSRRLNASGRFPALTQMLRLSWRDYAREKLLSACAILGLAAVLTPLLVLYGVKFGVMQTLTDRLVNEPRNLEISPVLSGRFPQQYLDDLAAHQDVSFVLARTRSIAATMDLTAGDGPRKTNLLVSLEPTAPGDPLLRRYDAAVPGMPQNAATEAIGISLSTPAAEKLHVTTGDTLSGRVERRLNGQAQSVRVPLRVVSVLPLAAQQKDVAFIPFSLLEATEDYRDGRAVPELGIQNGWTGEERPQEARLYPGFRLYAKDLDAVMRLRQAFTQQGLEVYTHAEEIEQVNGLSQALNLVFALICAATAAGFLASTTSSTLASVKRKERTLGLLSLAGFTTGQLMLLPLVQALLTALLGTGLASGMYTLAALVINQLFSASLSGMEQVCRLLPQHFFIAFAAVAGLAVAAALGPALRAARIEPSEVIREI; from the coding sequence ATGAGCCGCCGCCTCAATGCTTCCGGTCGTTTTCCGGCTCTGACGCAGATGCTCCGCCTTTCCTGGCGGGACTACGCGCGGGAAAAGCTGCTCTCCGCCTGCGCTATTCTGGGACTTGCCGCAGTGCTCACACCGCTGCTGGTGCTTTATGGTGTCAAGTTCGGCGTTATGCAGACGCTGACGGACAGGTTAGTCAACGAACCGCGCAATCTTGAGATATCACCAGTGCTCAGCGGACGTTTTCCGCAGCAGTATCTTGATGATCTGGCCGCACACCAGGACGTGTCCTTTGTGCTCGCCCGTACGCGCTCCATTGCCGCCACTATGGACCTGACAGCCGGTGACGGACCCCGAAAGACGAATCTGCTGGTCTCGCTCGAGCCAACGGCCCCGGGTGATCCCCTTCTGCGACGCTATGATGCCGCGGTACCGGGCATGCCACAAAACGCGGCTACTGAGGCCATCGGCATATCCCTTTCAACCCCCGCAGCAGAAAAGCTGCATGTGACAACCGGAGACACGCTTTCCGGCAGGGTGGAACGCCGCCTGAACGGTCAGGCACAAAGCGTACGCGTTCCCCTGCGCGTTGTTTCCGTTTTGCCCCTTGCAGCCCAGCAGAAGGACGTGGCCTTTATTCCTTTTTCCCTGCTTGAAGCCACCGAAGATTACCGTGATGGCCGCGCAGTGCCTGAACTGGGAATACAAAACGGCTGGACCGGTGAGGAACGACCGCAAGAGGCGCGCCTCTATCCCGGCTTTCGGCTTTACGCCAAGGACCTGGACGCTGTCATGCGCCTGCGTCAGGCCTTTACCCAACAAGGGCTGGAAGTTTACACCCATGCCGAAGAAATAGAACAGGTCAACGGCCTGTCCCAGGCCCTCAATCTCGTCTTTGCTCTTATCTGTGCGGCTACGGCTGCCGGCTTTCTCGCATCTACTACCAGCAGCACGCTTGCCAGTGTAAAACGCAAAGAACGCACACTGGGCCTGCTGAGCCTGGCAGGCTTTACCACCGGTCAGCTCATGCTGCTGCCTCTTGTGCAGGCACTGCTTACCGCCCTTCTCGGCACAGGCCTCGCATCAGGAATGTATACACTGGCGGCGCTGGTCATCAATCAGCTTTTCAGCGCCAGCCTCAGCGGCATGGAGCAGGTCTGCCGCCTGCTGCCTCAACATTTTTTCATTGCCTTTGCCGCAGTGGCCGGACTTGCCGTGGCTGCGGCGCTGGGACCGGCACTGCGGGCCGCGCGCATCGAACCTTCGGAGGTCATCCGTGAAATATAA